From Natator depressus isolate rNatDep1 chromosome 7, rNatDep2.hap1, whole genome shotgun sequence, the proteins below share one genomic window:
- the VEGFB gene encoding vascular endothelial growth factor B isoform X3 — protein sequence MRAPRETLHLLLATALQLIGCAAKARQPQTKGTHPLGEVMQWMEVYNRSFCQPKEMLVPVSEEHPAEVEHLLAPSCVPLRRCAGCCADEGLQCVPTRMHVVVMEVMKTRYLHSHLGQLAFQEHSACECRPKTNSKVNPERPEQPKGKNSIGRKHKRKRPPERDSPYLPFCPPCPDKRRRQDPQTCQCRCRRRSQHCQDRGLELNEHSCRCEKLRR from the exons ATGAGAGCCCCCCGGGagaccctgcacctcctcctggctaCAGCCCTGCAGCTGATCGGCTGCGCAGCTAAG GCACGACAGCCCCAGACGAAGGGGACCCACCCACTGGGGGAAG TGATGCAGTGGATGGAGGTTTATAACCGCAGCTTCTGCCAGCCAAAGGAGATGCTGGTGCCCGTCAGCGAGGAGCACCCGGCTGAGGTGGAGCACCTGCTGGCACCCTCCTGTGTGCCCCTGCGTCGCTGCGCCGGGTGCTGCGCCGATGAGGGGCTGCAGTGCGTGCCTACCCGCATGCATGTGGTGGTGATGGAG GTGATGAAAACCCGCTACCTGCACAGCCACCTGGGCCAGCTGGCCTTCCAGGAGCACAGTGCCTGCGAGTGCAG accAAAGACAAATAGCAAAGTAAATCCAGAAAG GCCTGAGCAGCCCAAGGGGAAAAACAGCATTGGACGCAAACACAAAAGGAAGAGACCCCCTGAACGAGACTCCCCCTACCT GCCCTTCTGCCCACCCTGCCCAGACAAACGGAGGCGCCAGGATCCCCAGACATGCCAGTGCCGCTGCCGGCGCAGGTCCCAGCACTGCCAGGACCGGGGCTTGGAGCTCAATGAGCACTCGTGCAG GTGTGAGAAGCTGCGCAGATGA
- the PPP1R14B gene encoding protein phosphatase 1 regulatory subunit 14B has protein sequence MAAPCSPESGRAGATSPRVYFQSPPGEPGQEEEEGPGRRQGKVTVKYDRKELRKRLNLEEWILEQLTQLYDCQEEEIPELEIDVDELLDMGSDDARGARVKELLVDCYKPTEAFVGGLLDKIRGMQKLSTPQKK, from the exons ATGGCAGCGCCTTGCAGCCCGGAGAGCGGCCGGGCGGGGGCCACAAGCCCCCGCGTGTATTTCCAGAGCCCCCCGGGGGAGCcgggccaggaggaggaggaggggccgggCCGGCGCCAGGGGAAGGTCACGGTGAAATACGATCGCAAGGAGCTTCGCAAGCGGCTCAACCTGGAGGAGTGGATCCTGGAGCAGCTCACGCAGCTGTACGACTGCCAG gaggaggAGATCCCAGAGCTGGAGATCGATGTAGATGAGTTGCTGGACATGGGCAGCGATGATGCCCGGGGAGCCAGGGTGAAG gAGCTCCTGGTTGACTGTTACAAGCCCACAGAG gCTTTTGTGGGGGGCCTGCTCGACAAGATCCGAGGCATGCAGAAGCTCAGCACCCCTCAGAAGAAATGA
- the VEGFB gene encoding vascular endothelial growth factor B isoform X2 — protein MRAPRETLHLLLATALQLIGCAAKARQPQTKGTHPLGEVMQWMEVYNRSFCQPKEMLVPVSEEHPAEVEHLLAPSCVPLRRCAGCCADEGLQCVPTRMHVVVMEVMKTRYLHSHLGQLAFQEHSACECRPKTNSKVNPERPFCPPCPDKRRRQDPQTCQCRCRRRSQHCQDRGLELNEHSCRSNPVSLPEPRGGWAPARGPFQGTSCCCNCPHIGIRLQSY, from the exons ATGAGAGCCCCCCGGGagaccctgcacctcctcctggctaCAGCCCTGCAGCTGATCGGCTGCGCAGCTAAG GCACGACAGCCCCAGACGAAGGGGACCCACCCACTGGGGGAAG TGATGCAGTGGATGGAGGTTTATAACCGCAGCTTCTGCCAGCCAAAGGAGATGCTGGTGCCCGTCAGCGAGGAGCACCCGGCTGAGGTGGAGCACCTGCTGGCACCCTCCTGTGTGCCCCTGCGTCGCTGCGCCGGGTGCTGCGCCGATGAGGGGCTGCAGTGCGTGCCTACCCGCATGCATGTGGTGGTGATGGAG GTGATGAAAACCCGCTACCTGCACAGCCACCTGGGCCAGCTGGCCTTCCAGGAGCACAGTGCCTGCGAGTGCAG accAAAGACAAATAGCAAAGTAAATCCAGAAAG GCCCTTCTGCCCACCCTGCCCAGACAAACGGAGGCGCCAGGATCCCCAGACATGCCAGTGCCGCTGCCGGCGCAGGTCCCAGCACTGCCAGGACCGGGGCTTGGAGCTCAATGAGCACTCGTGCAG ATCAAACCCCGTTTCCCTGCCAGAGCCAAGGGGAGGCTGGGCACCAGCTCGAGGACCCTTCCAGGGCACGTCCTGCTGCTGTAACTGCCCGCACATTGGTATCCGGCTCCAAAGCTATTAA
- the FKBP2 gene encoding peptidyl-prolyl cis-trans isomerase FKBP2 isoform X3 has translation MQMSQATALLTLCLLALCQPALGTEGKRKLQIGVKKRVENCPIKSRKGDVLHMHYTGKLEDGTEFDSSIPRDQPFIFSLGTGQVIKGWDQGLLGMCEGEKRKLVIPSELGYGDRGAPPKIPGGATLIFEVELLKIERRPEL, from the exons ATGCAGATGAGCCAGGCCACAGCGCTGCTCACACTCTGCCTGTTGGCACTTTGCCAGCCAGCGTTGGGCACTGAGGGCAAGAGAAAACTGCAGATTGGTGTCAAGAAGCGGGTGGAGAACTGTCCCATCAAATCCCGCAAGGGAGATGTGCTGCACATGCATTACACC gGCAAGCTAGAAGACGGGACCGAGTTTGACAGCAGCATCCCACGTGACCAGCCCTTCATCTTCTCACTGGGGACGGGCCAAGTCATCAAAGGCTGGGACCAAGGCCTGCTTGG GATGTGCGAGGGTGAGAAGAGGAAACTGGTAATTCCCTCCGAGTTGG GCTACGGGGACCGAGGGGCTCCACCCAAGATCCCAG gtGGTGCAACACTGATCTTCGAGGTGGAGCTGCTGAAGATTGAGCGGCGACCGGAGCTGTAG
- the FKBP2 gene encoding peptidyl-prolyl cis-trans isomerase FKBP2 isoform X1 — translation MDAILRRQQPDRKCACPWSRDTELRCSRDEEDGGFRPRPIRKWELPAAAQRGLEQGLARRTGGHRGEPVVEEGRAPQILTKCGSRGRSQLLQGDLGTSGCTRMQMSQATALLTLCLLALCQPALGTEGKRKLQIGVKKRVENCPIKSRKGDVLHMHYTGKLEDGTEFDSSIPRDQPFIFSLGTGQVIKGWDQGLLGMCEGEKRKLVIPSELGYGDRGAPPKIPGGATLIFEVELLKIERRPEL, via the exons ATGGACGCCATTTTGCGCCGCCAGCAGCCAGATCGGAAGTGCGCTTGCCCCTGGTCACGTGACACGGAGCTGCGCTGTTCACGTGATGAGGAAGATGGCGGCTTCCGGCCCCGGCCAATCAGGAAGTGGGAGCTGCCGGCGGCTGCGCAGAGGGGTTTGGAGCAGGGTCTGGCGAGGAG GACAGGTGGGCATCGAGGGGAACCCGTGGTGGAAGAGGGGAGAGCCCCACAGATCCTGACCAAGTGTGGATCCCGAGGGAGAAGCCAGCTCCTGCAGGGGGACCTGGGGACATCTGGGTGCACAAG GATGCAGATGAGCCAGGCCACAGCGCTGCTCACACTCTGCCTGTTGGCACTTTGCCAGCCAGCGTTGGGCACTGAGGGCAAGAGAAAACTGCAGATTGGTGTCAAGAAGCGGGTGGAGAACTGTCCCATCAAATCCCGCAAGGGAGATGTGCTGCACATGCATTACACC gGCAAGCTAGAAGACGGGACCGAGTTTGACAGCAGCATCCCACGTGACCAGCCCTTCATCTTCTCACTGGGGACGGGCCAAGTCATCAAAGGCTGGGACCAAGGCCTGCTTGG GATGTGCGAGGGTGAGAAGAGGAAACTGGTAATTCCCTCCGAGTTGG GCTACGGGGACCGAGGGGCTCCACCCAAGATCCCAG gtGGTGCAACACTGATCTTCGAGGTGGAGCTGCTGAAGATTGAGCGGCGACCGGAGCTGTAG
- the VEGFB gene encoding vascular endothelial growth factor B isoform X1 — protein MRAPRETLHLLLATALQLIGCAAKARQPQTKGTHPLGEVMQWMEVYNRSFCQPKEMLVPVSEEHPAEVEHLLAPSCVPLRRCAGCCADEGLQCVPTRMHVVVMEVMKTRYLHSHLGQLAFQEHSACECRPKTNSKVNPERPEQPKGKNSIGRKHKRKRPPERDSPYLPFCPPCPDKRRRQDPQTCQCRCRRRSQHCQDRGLELNEHSCRSNPVSLPEPRGGWAPARGPFQGTSCCCNCPHIGIRLQSY, from the exons ATGAGAGCCCCCCGGGagaccctgcacctcctcctggctaCAGCCCTGCAGCTGATCGGCTGCGCAGCTAAG GCACGACAGCCCCAGACGAAGGGGACCCACCCACTGGGGGAAG TGATGCAGTGGATGGAGGTTTATAACCGCAGCTTCTGCCAGCCAAAGGAGATGCTGGTGCCCGTCAGCGAGGAGCACCCGGCTGAGGTGGAGCACCTGCTGGCACCCTCCTGTGTGCCCCTGCGTCGCTGCGCCGGGTGCTGCGCCGATGAGGGGCTGCAGTGCGTGCCTACCCGCATGCATGTGGTGGTGATGGAG GTGATGAAAACCCGCTACCTGCACAGCCACCTGGGCCAGCTGGCCTTCCAGGAGCACAGTGCCTGCGAGTGCAG accAAAGACAAATAGCAAAGTAAATCCAGAAAG GCCTGAGCAGCCCAAGGGGAAAAACAGCATTGGACGCAAACACAAAAGGAAGAGACCCCCTGAACGAGACTCCCCCTACCT GCCCTTCTGCCCACCCTGCCCAGACAAACGGAGGCGCCAGGATCCCCAGACATGCCAGTGCCGCTGCCGGCGCAGGTCCCAGCACTGCCAGGACCGGGGCTTGGAGCTCAATGAGCACTCGTGCAG ATCAAACCCCGTTTCCCTGCCAGAGCCAAGGGGAGGCTGGGCACCAGCTCGAGGACCCTTCCAGGGCACGTCCTGCTGCTGTAACTGCCCGCACATTGGTATCCGGCTCCAAAGCTATTAA
- the FKBP2 gene encoding peptidyl-prolyl cis-trans isomerase FKBP2 isoform X2: MDAILRRQQPDRKCACPWSRDTELRCSRDEEDGGFRPRPIRKWELPAAAQRGLEQGLARRMQMSQATALLTLCLLALCQPALGTEGKRKLQIGVKKRVENCPIKSRKGDVLHMHYTGKLEDGTEFDSSIPRDQPFIFSLGTGQVIKGWDQGLLGMCEGEKRKLVIPSELGYGDRGAPPKIPGGATLIFEVELLKIERRPEL; encoded by the exons ATGGACGCCATTTTGCGCCGCCAGCAGCCAGATCGGAAGTGCGCTTGCCCCTGGTCACGTGACACGGAGCTGCGCTGTTCACGTGATGAGGAAGATGGCGGCTTCCGGCCCCGGCCAATCAGGAAGTGGGAGCTGCCGGCGGCTGCGCAGAGGGGTTTGGAGCAGGGTCTGGCGAGGAG GATGCAGATGAGCCAGGCCACAGCGCTGCTCACACTCTGCCTGTTGGCACTTTGCCAGCCAGCGTTGGGCACTGAGGGCAAGAGAAAACTGCAGATTGGTGTCAAGAAGCGGGTGGAGAACTGTCCCATCAAATCCCGCAAGGGAGATGTGCTGCACATGCATTACACC gGCAAGCTAGAAGACGGGACCGAGTTTGACAGCAGCATCCCACGTGACCAGCCCTTCATCTTCTCACTGGGGACGGGCCAAGTCATCAAAGGCTGGGACCAAGGCCTGCTTGG GATGTGCGAGGGTGAGAAGAGGAAACTGGTAATTCCCTCCGAGTTGG GCTACGGGGACCGAGGGGCTCCACCCAAGATCCCAG gtGGTGCAACACTGATCTTCGAGGTGGAGCTGCTGAAGATTGAGCGGCGACCGGAGCTGTAG